Sequence from the Streptomyces flavofungini genome:
ATGAAAAGTTAAAAACTGAGCTTATATCAAATGTTTCACATGATTTAAAAACTCCATTAACATCCATAATAAATTATGTAAATATACTTCAGTTAAATAATATAAAGGAAGAGGAAAGAAAAGAATATATAGAAATACTAGATAAAAAATCTCAAACTTTAAAGAAACTTATAGATGATTTGTTTGAGGTTTCTAAGATGTCTTCAGGAAAGGTAGAATTATTTAAATACAATATAGATATAATTCAACTTGTATATCAATGTATAGCTGAAGTAGAAGATGTATATTCAGAAAAGGAAATTGAATTTAAAATAAATGGGCCAGAGGAATGCATGGTTAAAATAGATCCTCAAAGAATGTCTAGGGTATTCCAAAACCTAACTACTAATGCTTTAAAATATAGTTTAGAAAAAACTAGGGTCTATGTGGAAATAAAAGATTTAGAAAATTACGTGGAAATATCATTTAAAAATATTTCTTCCTATGCTTTAGATTTTGATGAGAAGGATATTTTAGAAAGATTTGCAAGAGGAGATGAATCAAGAAATTCAACCATAGAAGGATCTGGATTAGGATTAGCAATCGCTAAAACTATTGTAGAACTTCACAACGGAAAGTTTAGGGTTGAATGTGAAGGTGACTTATTTAAAGCCTTTGTAATAATTCCTAAAAATAAAGATGATAATAATGAAGAATAATAACATAGAGGTTGTTTAACTTAATTTCAATAAATTTTAAAAAATCTATAGCTGTAAAAATTTATGAAGGTTTTTAATTAACATATTTAAAAATAAAGTTATAAGGAGTATAATTACTATATAATAATTTTTATTGTATAAATATTATGATTTTAAAGAAGGTGTAAGAAAATGAGTTGTTTATTTTTAGAATATCCTAAATGTAGTACTTGTAGAAAAGCTAAGAAATGGTTAGAAGAAAACAATATAGATTTTACAGATAGAATGATTGTGGAAGAAAATCCTACTAAAGAAGAATTAAAGGCTTGGTACGATAAGAGCGGAGTTAAATTAAATAAGTTCTTTAACACTTCAGGCAAGCTTTATAGAGAGATGAATCTTAAGGATAAAGTAAAAACAGCTAGTGAAGATGAACTTTTAGACATCTTATCAAGCAATGGTATGTTAGTAAAAAGACCTTTACTTATAAAAGAGGATTTAGTTCTTATAGGATTTAAGGAAGAAGAATGGGCTGAAAATTTAAAATAATAAAAAGACTACAGAGTAAATATCTGTAGTCTTTTTATTTATGCCTACTTAAAAGCTTTAGTACTCTTATTGCAGAAGTAACTTTAAAATGTCAATAATCATTATTAGTCGAATAAAACTAAAAAAAGAAAATATGACTTATATAATAAGAGTTATTCATAGAATAAGCTAACTTTTTCAAGAAATCTGAGTTTTACAAAACAACTTTAAATTATTATAATAAATTGTCAAGATATTGTGCGAAATTTAAAAATAATTACTATATATTGTGGAGGGCTAGTTGATGACACTATTAGAGAGATATTGTGCATGGTCTATAGAAGAACTGAATGATGAAACAGGATTATATACTGAAGAAAAGTTAATGGTTGCTTTAGATAATATAGTTACATCAAAAATGGGAGAAAAAGAGATAATAAAATCTTTCATACAAGTTTCGTTAGAGTTAACTTCTCAAGTAGAACCAAGATGGCAGGAAATTGCGGCGAAGTTATATGTTAAAAATTTATATGAAGAAGTAAGAGTAAATAGAGGACTAGAAGAAGGGGCAAATCCATATGATAATTTCTATGGTTTTATAAAGGAACTTACTGATAAAGGATTATACGGAAAATATATTTTAGATAATTACTCTAAGGAAGATATAGAAGAATTAGAAAAAGAAATAAAAAGAGAGAGAGACTTTTTATTTACATACAGTGGAATAAATTTATTAGCAAAAAGATATTTAGTTCAAGATTTTAATAGATTACCATTAGAACTTCCTCAACAAATGTTTATGGGAATTGCTATGCACCTTGCTATCCCTGAGAAGAAGGAAAAAAGACTTTATTGGGCAAAAAGATTTTATGATGTTTTAAGTTCTATAAAGGCTACAATGGCTACTCCAACTATGTCTAATGCTAGAAAGCCATTCTACCAATTAAGTTCATGTTTTATAGATACTGTAGATGATAGCTTAGCTGGTATATATAAATCATTAGATAATTTCTCAAAGGTTTCTAAGTTTGGTGGCGGAATGGGAATTTATATGGGTAAGGTAAGAGCCTTAGGCTCAGCCATAAGAGGTTTTAAAGGTGCATCAGGTGGAATTATACCTTGGATAAAATTATTCAATGATACAGCCATAGCTGTTGACCAATTAGGAGTTAGAAACGGATCAGTTGCTATTTGGTTAGATGCATGGCATAAAGATTTACCAGAGTTTCTTCAAATAAGAACAAACAACGGAGATGATAGAAAGAAAGCTCATGATATATTCCCAGGACTTTGTTATCCAGATTTATTCTGGAAGTTAGCAGAAAATGATATAGATGCTAACTGGTATATGATGTGTCCTCATGAAATAAAAACTGTTAAAGGATATTCTTTAGAAGATTTCTATGGGGAAGAATGGGAAAAGAAATATTATGAGTGTGTAGAAGATGATAGAATAGAAAAGAGAGTTATGAGTGTTAAGGATATTGTAAGACTTATCATAAAAAGTGCTGCAGAAACAGGAACACCATTTGCTTTCTATAGAGATACAGTAAATAAATTTAATCCTAATAAACACAAAGGAATGATATATTCATCAAATCTTTGTACTGAAATAATGCAAAACATGAGTGCTATGGAGATAGAACAAACAGAAATTAAGGACGAAAATGGTGATGTAGTAGTTATTGAAAAAACTAAGCCAGGAGACTTTGTTGTTTGTAACCTTTCTTCAGTGGTATTAGGAAATGTTGATGTTACATCAGATGAAGAAGTGGAATACGTTGTTGAAACTCAAATAAGAGCAATGGATAACGTAATAGACTTAAATTATTATTCAGTTCCATTTGCTGAAATAACAAACAAGAAATATAGAGCTGTTGGATTAGGAACATCAGGATACCATCATATGCTTGTAAATAATAAGATTGTATGGGATTCAGAGGAACACTTAAACTTTGTAGATAAAGTTTATGAGAGAATAAACTTCTATGCTATAAAAGCTAGTTTAAACATAGCAAAGGAAAAGGGAAGCTATCCATTATTTGAAGGATCCGACTGGAGTAATGGTGATTATTTTGAACTAAGAGAATATAATTCACCACAGTGGAAAGAACTAAAAGAAGAGATTGCTAAATATGGTATGAGAAATGGATACCTATTTGCGGTAGCTCCAAATGGTTCAACTGCCACTTTAGCTGGAACTTCAGAGGGGGTAGATCCTGTTATGAATAGATTCTGGTTAGAAGAGAAAAAGGAAGCATAACTCCAAAGGTAGCACCTGGATTATGTCAAGAAAATTTCTGGTACTATGTTTCAGCTTACAATGTAAATCAAGAATTTACAGTTAGAGCAAACGGAGTAAGACAAAGACATATAGACCAAGGACAATCATTTAACCTTTATATAACTACAGATTATACTATGAGACAAATAATGAATCTTTATATTTCAGCTTGTAAAAATGGAGTTAAAAGTATTTATTATGTAAGAAGTAAATCTCTAAGTGTTGACGAATGTGAGAGTTGTTCAGCTTAGAATATAAATTAAGAATTTTAAAGATACTCATCTAGGCTTAGGTGAGTATCTATTAATTATAGATAGATAAATAAAGAGATGAAAGGTGACGTAAAATGGAAATAAATAAAAGACCGCTTTTTAATGAGTTTGGAGATATTGAAACTAATAAAAAGAAAATGATAAACGGTAATACAACTAATTTAAATGACTTTAATAATATGAAATATACTTGGGTTTCAGAATGGTACAGACAAGCAATGAATAATTTCTGGATACCAGAGGAAATAAACTTAGCTCAAGACTTAAAAGATTATAAAAAGTTAACTAAGGAAGAAAAAGCGGCATATGATAAGATTCTTATCTTTCTTAATATTTTTAGATTCAATACAAACAGCTAACTTAGGAAATATAAATAGTTATATTACTGCTTCAGAAGTTAACTTATGTTTAACTATACAAGCTTTTCAAGAAGCGGTTCACTCACAAAGCTATAGTTATATGCTAGACAGTATTTGTTCACCAGAGGAGAGAAACGAAATATTATTCCAATGGAAAGACGATGCTATATTACTTCAAAGAAATAAATTTATAGGAGACCTATATAATAACTTCTTAGAAGACTCAAGCATGGAAAACTTTATAAAATCAGTAATGGCTAACTATATTTTAGAGGGTGTTTATTTCTACTCAGGATTTATGTTTTTCTATAATTTAGAGAGAAATGGAAAAATGCCTGGTTCAGCTCAAGAGATTAGATATATAAACAGAGATGAAAATACTCATTTATGGTTATTTAGAAGTATAATAAAGGAATTAAAAGAAGAAATACCAGAAGTATTCACTAAAGAGTTAAAAGAAGAACTAAGAGAAATGATGAGAACTGGTGTTGAACATGAAATTGCATGGGGGCACTATGTTATAGGTGATAATGTTACTGGAATAAATAAAAATCTTATAGAAAGATATATAAAATACATAGGAAACTTAAGAGCTAAAGCTATAGGTTTAGAACCTTTATTTGAAGACTACAATGAGAATCCAGCACCATGGGTAGATTATTATGCTGATGCAAACCAAGTAAAAACAGACTTCTTTGAGGCAAAATCAACAGCATATGCTAAAGCTGGAGCTTTAATAGACGATCTATAAAAATAGAATTTAATATTTGACTGCATAAATTATAAAAGAGAGCTATATCAATACTATTTATGAGAGAATTTATAAATATAAAATTTATGAATTCTTATAAG
This genomic interval carries:
- a CDS encoding arsenate reductase family protein — encoded protein: MSCLFLEYPKCSTCRKAKKWLEENNIDFTDRMIVEENPTKEELKAWYDKSGVKLNKFFNTSGKLYREMNLKDKVKTASEDELLDILSSNGMLVKRPLLIKEDLVLIGFKEEEWAENLK